From Triticum aestivum cultivar Chinese Spring chromosome 4A, IWGSC CS RefSeq v2.1, whole genome shotgun sequence, a single genomic window includes:
- the LOC123083782 gene encoding uncharacterized protein has product MPPRSGVLQVVLQAPPTSARPKPEPAKLSKKETQIADLQENIKSQQAESSKDKDELTSALAAIEKLKGSFKNERAGWATEKSTLLKRDEDAEAALNPVVEELTGLKQQINAMTAAIFGSHVTHLGSDMRQKLKAAYTLIEQLYTGVQQVICTTSYNKVLPTLIKESLEKLAMIPARLEELKKSVARAGALTALTRAKAWISDLNPADLANVYPSIKEDGSEFDVDALGALTREMRPLASKLAEETNLSHYQPIYDANNKRVKAPTHDVPELIPPIRKHTYAPDVDPSTLISDETVFKSLTEIDWTNIDFQPLGR; this is encoded by the exons ATGCCTCCCCGCAGCGGCGTGCTCCAGGTGGTGCTGCAGGCGCCTCCTACGTCTGCTC GGCCCAAGCCAGAGCCG GCTAAGCTTAGCAAAAAGGAAAcccaaatcgccgaccttcaagaaaatatcaaatctCAACAAGCAGAATCTTCCAAGGACAAGGATGAactgaccagtgccttagcagcAATAGAAAAATTGAAGGGGAGTTTCAAAAACGAACGGGCAGGCTGGGCTACAGAAAAATCAACTCTGCTGAAGAGGGATgaggatgctgaagcggcccttaatccGGTAGTAGAGGAACTGACTGGCTTGAAGCAGCAAATAAACGCCATGACTGCTGCTATTTTTG GAAGCCATGTTACTCATCTTGGCTCAGATATGCGCCAAaaactgaaagccgcctatacactTATAGAGCAGCTATATACCGGCGTGCAACAGGTTATCTGCACCACTTCTTATAACAAAGTGCTCCCAACCTTGATCAAGGAGTCATTGGAGAAGCTGGCCATGATACCTGCACGACTTGAAGAGCTAAAGAAATCAGTTGCCAGGGCGGGTGCTCTTACTGCACtaacccgggctaaagcatggATATCTGATCTTAATCCGGCCGATTTAGCAAACGTCTATCCAAGCATAAAGGAGGACGGGTCAGAATTTGATGTTGATGCCCTAGGAGCCCTAACAAGGGAAATGCGCCCATTGgctagcaaattggctgaagagaccaatctttcacattatcagccaatttatgatgccaacaacaagagAGTTAAAGCGCCAACTCATGATGTTCCAGAActtattcctccaatccgtaagcacacctatgcccctgatgttgacccctccACACTCATAAGTGATGAAACTGTATTTAAATCCTTAACGGAGATCGATTGGACAaacattgacttccagccactgggtagataA